The genomic region TTGAGCATGATCTATTCACCGCCTTTCGGTCCCCAGAACACCACCCAGGTACAAAAATCCGCTGAGAAATTTTCAAAACGATGCTCCACATGGGCGGCAACAAAAAACACCATACCGGGTTCAAATGAATGACGTTCGCCCGCCACCACAATCTCACCGTGACCGGAGTGGATGAAATATAGCTCATCCTGATCATGCGGCGTTTGTATATCCGTATCCTTGGGCGCATAAACTTCCACCGACATGGTGCCATGTGCGAATGCCAACGTAAAAGGCTCGCCCATCGGCCATTCCGCACTGGCCTGGCCGGGAATGCGTTGCATCAAATCAATTAATGTTGCTTTCAGCATGTGGCCACCTCTTGTTGTGTCAAAACTGCATAAGTTGATTACGGGGCAAGTATAAGTGAACTCGATAGCCAATACCACAACGGGCTTGACACAACTGCAAGGTTCCTTATTAAACGCATCCCATATTGCAGCTTCTCTAAGTTTCATCGGCATGAGCTGGGAAGGATTTGTAATTGAAAATATTCTGAATACTATTGATCAGAATCAGGATAAACCTTATTTTTACAGAACTTCATCCGGCAATGAAATCGACCTAATACTAGAAAGATCAGAAAAGTAAACATGGGCAATTGAAGTGAAAAGAACACTCTCCCCATAATTTACCAAAGAACTCCGGCTCGCAAGCCAGGATATTGCAGTTTCAAGAAACTTCATCATTTATCCCGGCAGCGAGCGTTTTCCTTTGGTGGAGAATACTTCGGCGGTAGGTCTAGCAAATTTCCTGAATACACTCATGATGCGCAAGTAAGCAGCACAATAAGCAAAACTTAGTGCTCAATTTTTGCCAGATAGTTAACTAATTATCGAATTCCTGTGAGTTTCATTTATCAGCGCAGTAGTAACATTAGGGTGCTCCACTAATCCCATCATACTGAATAATCAAATTTTCTTTGGTGCAAGCTTTTCGAATATAGCTGCAAACTGGTTTACAAGATAAGGTGCAAAAAGTGTCAGTCCGGCAACTAAGAAATTGACAATATTTTCGGTATTTGGCATTTTCCCGGTTCTTGAAAAGGAATATACGGCGAAAATCCCAAATCCCAAAAACATCAATAAAATTACCATCATCCCTACAAGTGCAATCATTCGGCTAGAGCTTGCCCGCAATTCAGTAATCATCACCGGATTTCCATTCGCATCAAGCCTCGGCTTAAAACCTCCATTGCCATCTGCTTCCAGAGATGTAACTTTAGCTTCTTCGGACAGTGCATCAGCCAATGACCATTTTGAGTTCGAAAGAGCAGATCGAATCAGTGCGACGCTGATTAATGACCCCATAAAAATAACGCTTATTACTACATAAATAAACCATGGCTCCGCCGCAATCCATTCTTTGGATTGATCTGAATCCGTTTCTTTTATTCCTGTATTTTTTATACCCGTGCCTTCATTCTTAACCGCATCTCCTTTAACTTCACTTTGACCTGCGGATTGAGGCTGAGCTGCAGCGCCGCTTGCTGGAGGTGCAAGTACCTCTGCAGCATGTGTATTAAAAGAAACCATAGCCAAAATAATCACCAACCATATTGCGATATTCATCCGCATCTTCATTGCATTCTCCTTTAAATATAAAACGCTCTCATTCATAGCCTAAATAATGAGATTTGGTTAGTGCAGCATTTGGTCTATTCTTAA from Nitrosomonas ureae harbors:
- a CDS encoding cupin domain-containing protein, whose protein sequence is MKLREAAIWDAFNKEPCSCVKPVVVLAIEFTYTCPVINLCSFDTTRGGHMLKATLIDLMQRIPGQASAEWPMGEPFTLAFAHGTMSVEVYAPKDTDIQTPHDQDELYFIHSGHGEIVVAGERHSFEPGMVFFVAAHVEHRFENFSADFCTWVVFWGPKGGE
- a CDS encoding DUF4143 domain-containing protein, coding for MSWEGFVIENILNTIDQNQDKPYFYRTSSGNEIDLILERSEK